In a single window of the Ruminococcus albus 7 = DSM 20455 genome:
- a CDS encoding RNA polymerase sigma factor, with amino-acid sequence MKRNELIKIVEQAKNGNKEAFRCLYEEYYDRLYFFILKNVDSKEAAEDITHDTFLKSMEKINTLEKPENYVTWLHSIAYNKCTDMFRSRKCNVYFDNDEDMENAMDNLSLNEPIMVPEDYATDNDRARQLKSMIDSLKPDMKSALVLYYYNDMSISDVAKTMGITENNVKQKLLRARKKLKSKIEELGGKGIMLSAVPMNELLHRTVSPKKAAAMAAAKSGTAFASIPLMGKIAGISAAAAISVGVPMTLSHMNKNADIAGNVRVHDSSVVVEADASSTADITVEELTVSSSAASDVSVPEKTDNSTVDGTDIPKENFAPAAPGSNAIDVTPAVTISASAAPAESASETISAPEEKKETQPVEMTAEKLFSMTNSELRELSNNDFKVVDEPGFNFADSGSIIFGIKCNAFPNYIYFVDYRNEEGQPSGPLDAPDRWHGDQKVVLDSEEVRELIVQGNESLGEGISVGMTYSQIKEANGSLHLYNDRFAHPWINGKVWGLHFVLTAEEKALINQKFDEIALENEGSNDIPMIDLTELGIDPVCDYAYIYNTYNGVRVSSAGTIFVDQ; translated from the coding sequence ATGAAAAGAAATGAGCTCATAAAGATAGTGGAACAGGCAAAAAACGGAAACAAGGAAGCGTTTAGATGCCTTTATGAGGAATATTATGACAGGCTTTATTTCTTTATACTGAAAAATGTTGACAGCAAGGAAGCGGCTGAAGATATAACACATGATACATTTTTAAAATCTATGGAAAAGATAAACACATTGGAAAAACCTGAAAATTATGTGACATGGCTACATTCCATAGCGTACAACAAATGTACTGATATGTTCCGCAGCAGAAAATGCAATGTATACTTTGATAACGATGAAGATATGGAAAATGCTATGGACAATCTCAGCTTAAATGAGCCCATAATGGTACCTGAGGACTATGCAACTGATAATGACAGAGCAAGACAGCTGAAATCAATGATAGACAGCCTTAAGCCTGATATGAAGTCAGCACTGGTACTGTACTATTATAATGATATGAGTATTTCAGACGTAGCAAAGACGATGGGAATAACCGAGAACAATGTCAAGCAAAAGCTTCTGCGTGCCCGCAAAAAGCTGAAAAGCAAGATAGAGGAGTTGGGCGGTAAGGGAATCATGCTCTCAGCTGTACCGATGAATGAGTTACTTCACAGGACTGTATCACCAAAAAAGGCAGCAGCTATGGCAGCTGCAAAGTCAGGCACAGCGTTCGCCTCTATCCCGCTGATGGGCAAGATAGCAGGAATATCAGCAGCTGCTGCGATATCAGTCGGCGTGCCCATGACCTTGAGCCACATGAATAAAAATGCAGACATAGCGGGGAATGTAAGGGTGCATGACAGCAGTGTTGTTGTGGAAGCAGATGCTTCAAGCACAGCTGATATTACAGTGGAAGAACTGACAGTATCATCATCAGCAGCATCCGATGTCAGTGTTCCCGAAAAAACTGATAACAGCACCGTTGACGGTACAGATATCCCGAAAGAAAACTTCGCTCCGGCTGCACCCGGCTCAAATGCGATAGATGTGACACCTGCCGTAACCATTTCTGCATCTGCTGCTCCTGCCGAGTCTGCATCCGAAACAATAAGTGCTCCCGAAGAAAAGAAAGAAACTCAGCCTGTAGAAATGACTGCTGAAAAGCTGTTCTCAATGACCAATTCAGAACTTAGAGAGCTTTCAAACAATGATTTTAAAGTGGTGGATGAACCGGGCTTCAATTTCGCTGATTCCGGATCCATAATATTTGGCATCAAATGCAACGCTTTTCCCAACTACATCTACTTTGTTGACTACCGTAATGAGGAAGGTCAGCCCAGCGGACCTCTTGATGCACCCGACAGATGGCACGGAGATCAGAAGGTAGTGCTCGACAGTGAGGAAGTTCGTGAACTGATAGTACAGGGCAACGAATCCCTCGGCGAAGGTATCAGCGTTGGCATGACATACAGCCAGATAAAAGAAGCAAACGGCAGCCTGCATTTATATAACGACAGATTTGCTCATCCGTGGATAAACGGCAAGGTATGGGGTCTTCACTTCGTATTAACAGCTGAAGAAAAGGCTCTCATAAATCAGAAGTTCGATGAGATAGCACTTGAAAACGAGGGTTCCAATGATATCCCCATGATAGACCTCACCGAACTCGGCATCGACCCTGTTTGCGATTACGCATATATATATAACACATACAATGGCGTAAGAGTAAGCTCTGCCGGAACTATTTTTGTAGATCAATGA
- a CDS encoding TetR/AcrR family transcriptional regulator yields the protein MRRKNITSEMMMNYIAEGLLKLMSDKPYAKISVSDICEKAGVNRSTYYRHFYTKEDIIRYYLDGIMNSYLLKFRDSGEQTIEGYLGIMFSEFMQNKDNLLLIHREQLSYLLIDVLNKHFSVSDISDTADRFRTAYHIGGIYNDLLLWFSHGMTETAEEMVRYTLKFQIPSDVSLFRQ from the coding sequence ATGCGAAGGAAGAATATTACATCGGAAATGATGATGAACTATATCGCTGAGGGCTTGCTGAAACTGATGAGCGACAAGCCGTATGCAAAGATCAGCGTTTCGGATATTTGCGAAAAGGCAGGAGTCAACCGCTCCACCTACTACCGCCATTTCTACACCAAAGAGGATATTATCAGGTACTATCTCGACGGTATCATGAATAGCTATCTTCTGAAATTCCGTGACAGCGGTGAACAGACGATAGAGGGCTATCTCGGCATCATGTTTTCGGAATTTATGCAGAACAAGGACAACCTACTGCTGATACACCGTGAACAGCTCTCCTATCTGCTGATAGATGTGCTGAACAAGCATTTTTCGGTCAGTGACATTTCAGACACTGCCGACCGCTTCCGAACGGCTTACCATATCGGCGGAATCTATAATGATCTGCTGCTTTGGTTCTCTCATGGCATGACGGAAACAGCCGAGGAAATGGTGCGCTATACTTTAAAGTTCCAGATACCAAGTGATGTATCACTGTTCAGACAGTAA
- a CDS encoding DNA/RNA nuclease SfsA, which translates to MTAFRFAEPLCEGIIEKRKSQFTMVIQYEGQTYNAHCPTTGRVGNLDLSGRPCLMSKSSDPKRKMPFTVEAVSLNRPEDTDKSWIGINQNAANRYVEHFLTNGGFADMVGTGNEVHREQFLGISKLDFLVGNTYLEVKTPLQHLQLDIPDYVKTKKQTPFSSTDRMVKHFQELAGSLAEHQRAILLTCFIYDNPGFQVIERSTNYDEVRQIVDDCVAKGVETWQANFKLTPTEVALEKYFPIRL; encoded by the coding sequence ATGACAGCTTTCAGATTTGCAGAGCCTTTGTGCGAGGGTATCATAGAAAAGCGGAAAAGCCAGTTTACAATGGTCATTCAATATGAGGGGCAGACCTATAATGCCCATTGTCCCACAACGGGCAGAGTGGGAAATCTAGATCTTTCGGGCAGACCTTGTTTAATGAGCAAAAGCAGTGATCCCAAACGGAAAATGCCCTTTACCGTAGAAGCGGTATCGCTGAACCGTCCCGAAGATACGGACAAATCGTGGATCGGCATCAACCAGAACGCAGCAAACCGCTATGTGGAGCATTTTCTGACAAACGGCGGTTTTGCGGATATGGTCGGCACAGGAAATGAGGTACACAGAGAGCAGTTCCTCGGTATCTCAAAGCTGGATTTTCTTGTGGGCAATACCTATCTTGAGGTCAAAACGCCCTTGCAGCATTTACAGCTCGACATTCCCGACTATGTGAAAACGAAAAAGCAGACTCCTTTTTCTTCGACCGACAGAATGGTGAAGCATTTTCAGGAGCTTGCAGGCAGCCTTGCCGAACATCAGAGAGCGATCCTGCTGACCTGTTTTATCTATGACAACCCCGGTTTTCAGGTCATTGAGAGAAGCACGAACTACGATGAGGTCAGACAGATCGTCGATGACTGCGTGGCAAAGGGCGTGGAAACATGGCAGGCAAATTTCAAGCTGACACCGACAGAGGTCGCCCTTGAAAAGTATTTCCCGATAAGATTGTGA
- a CDS encoding cupin domain-containing protein — MLIDFNNMQEIEIEHLDGGEGTILAKMFMNEYGKVIVSRIPPKCSIGLHSHKSSNDINFVISGTGRAICDGKEEVLTAGTCHYCKIEQEHSIINDGDEDLVLYTVVQNR; from the coding sequence ATGCTGATAGATTTTAACAATATGCAGGAGATTGAGATCGAACATCTTGACGGCGGTGAAGGTACTATCCTTGCGAAAATGTTTATGAATGAGTATGGAAAAGTCATAGTGAGCAGGATACCGCCGAAATGCTCCATCGGTCTGCATAGTCACAAATCAAGCAATGACATAAACTTCGTCATAAGCGGAACAGGCAGAGCTATATGCGACGGCAAGGAGGAAGTGCTGACAGCAGGAACTTGTCATTATTGCAAGATCGAACAGGAGCATAGTATCATAAATGATGGTGATGAGGACTTGGTGCTTTATACTGTGGTGCAGAATAGATAA
- a CDS encoding signal peptidase II: MMTNLKRVGMISGLCIIDQTIKIVIDKWLMRSRLEIEHIFGFHPKLNTQQLSIFNNELGLGLGIGVLNVINIIVLIVMIAFYIYLKRKYNDNKLVDPAMIMFTSGVVCSLIDKIFWGGSLDYILFFRQISDLKDIYLLAGGVLIIVFMIRQDIEDKKGKANKQSQAE; this comes from the coding sequence ATGATGACAAATTTAAAACGAGTTGGCATGATCAGCGGATTATGTATTATTGACCAAACCATCAAAATAGTGATCGATAAATGGCTTATGAGATCAAGACTTGAAATAGAGCACATTTTCGGATTTCACCCAAAGCTTAATACACAGCAGCTTTCTATATTCAATAACGAACTCGGACTTGGTCTGGGGATCGGAGTACTTAATGTTATAAATATCATTGTTCTGATCGTGATGATAGCTTTCTATATATATCTTAAAAGAAAGTATAATGATAATAAATTGGTTGATCCTGCCATGATCATGTTCACATCGGGTGTAGTCTGTTCACTTATAGACAAGATCTTTTGGGGTGGAAGTCTTGATTATATTCTGTTTTTCAGGCAGATAAGTGATCTGAAAGATATTTATCTGCTGGCAGGCGGTGTACTGATTATAGTATTCATGATAAGGCAGGACATTGAGGACAAGAAAGGCAAAGCAAATAAACAAAGTCAGGCGGAATGA
- a CDS encoding helix-turn-helix domain-containing protein, with product MDEKNVFRKNLVKRRKELGLTQDMLAQKLNVSAQAVSKWENSSYPDSELLPMLAKALGTSIDSLFGSKNSDPETDILQLIHDRVQTVAPEKRSEFVMQMLYSIIYAYNPSFHQAGRMHSKYDKETYAGVKTDQDIALARLNSDLRYFIYLENPENGVNGYFTTPKNMARLLKTLADEDAIRIISYLGSGRRNKMHSVNVMSKRLDLPEEKVQSIIDRLDRLGIVWRVSVDLDEGETIMYGYTHNQALPMILTLAQSVCNYFSSWDPSYDVYSFGVFKDETGLIKNDLPDVHGWKDDE from the coding sequence ATGGATGAAAAAAATGTTTTTCGGAAAAATCTTGTTAAACGCAGAAAAGAACTTGGACTTACACAGGATATGCTTGCCCAGAAACTCAATGTATCTGCACAAGCTGTATCAAAATGGGAAAATTCAAGTTATCCCGATTCTGAATTACTTCCCATGCTTGCCAAGGCACTCGGTACATCGATCGACTCTCTTTTCGGATCAAAAAACAGTGATCCGGAAACAGATATACTTCAGCTTATCCATGACCGTGTGCAGACTGTTGCACCTGAAAAGCGCTCCGAATTTGTAATGCAGATGTTATATTCGATCATATATGCCTATAATCCTTCATTTCACCAAGCAGGACGTATGCACAGTAAATACGACAAAGAAACTTACGCAGGCGTAAAGACTGATCAGGATATAGCACTTGCACGCCTTAACTCTGACCTGCGATATTTCATATACCTTGAAAATCCCGAAAACGGAGTAAACGGATATTTTACTACACCAAAGAATATGGCTCGTCTTTTGAAAACACTGGCTGATGAAGATGCCATACGTATCATCAGTTACCTTGGAAGCGGAAGACGGAACAAAATGCATTCTGTCAACGTTATGTCCAAACGCCTTGATCTCCCCGAAGAAAAGGTACAAAGCATAATAGACCGTCTTGACAGACTTGGGATAGTATGGAGAGTAAGTGTTGATCTTGATGAAGGTGAGACAATTATGTACGGTTATACGCACAATCAGGCTCTGCCTATGATACTGACACTTGCACAAAGTGTATGCAACTATTTCAGTTCGTGGGATCCTTCTTATGATGTATACTCATTCGGTGTATTCAAAGATGAAACAGGACTTATAAAAAATGATCTTCCAGATGTTCATGGATGGAAAGATGACGAATAA